From a single Cryptococcus neoformans var. neoformans B-3501A chromosome 3, whole genome shotgun sequence genomic region:
- a CDS encoding hypothetical protein (HMMPfam hit to Ank, Ankyrin repeat, score: 51.2, E(): 2.9e-12; HMMPfam hit to TIG, IPT/TIG domain, score: 46.3, E(): 8.2e-11): MLPIDSPSVFSSPFSARSTIESSPEAVGGQNSDPRSNGHGIEAPAGVMQALLGEVNGSHAQKPLPITRSSLPAQPQQYQSSRSDIKPLLDTKPFHSVSTPMAGSSKVSDRVSAMNSAGIPSVSANTGASAYGGSRAEPPKRMYDVEGLSTVDPSLDDLMAGSNGRNQLLLQGDPLYADKSRVETAIRVIIDILRLAPLHSPIPPPSLHPLIPKGPNGDLLMTFERISTFHGLRLQAGTTTKNSSKKQLQAIGHIPKDKLAYLETAVYMSGEDGKRVYVCKRCRNRETRRREAKDRNRKRAQPATSDSDAASPASKPPRQSLVPPSVDFITAENPDDYDPKRAGQMVEEPSWDPDCADWRHDIVLFNTPAEVKLEDGSCNWLPFRVVCYGKCHGEKVGFRTYDGRILATSMTKPIRITDDHKTDTKAKPKPIAIEGPPQPAVARRKARPNVALMASSRPQSPSPSEAESVQSFQSLGEAGAVIQKQTPSVRAGKPYERPIQSTQPSQAPSPVSYVAAQMAGLPSANFFSNGTNGVTPSHAPPPQTAHQPMQMSNDLNMSQYIHTVSPHELRGPQFQSTSTNISSYSVPHSGTPSAASSTAASPRTQMAGIQDDIMKSGFPAGLLESLGLNRPNGNAGQGQGPMLYHARDTDAEMANLISGGFDDLFAGSSRASVSSMDNDQASVSSASVFSGWDDRSSAMFSQSGLPPGTTVVEDVDEDMEKYLDYTGENGVQGDHQRSRVASSFSSPLTGSNFSGLPFDEPFHSPLNSDLRHQIQEQQRQPIPPQSSFPALVPAPAPALTAPQAPQPAITHVIPGEGPMAGGPTIAIAGQAFQPGMVVVFGQRPAATEFVSSGFMQCKLPPSAFAGVVEVTIQGIGSVAGKMVFSYTDMEKDAMKLALAIQSHYQGSQSDPTYRLAHQVARSSSSQRSHSNSASPSGQSPDTDSQTSSLDSKSTDDSTNSDLQSTIITFLASIDSHAPGSLRASGAINHTNASQQTLLHIASAMGFSRLVRRLIIGGAQIDVQDTNGYTPLAFAALCGRHTCARVLIEAGAWYDRATNYGEMPLDLAKFGEHSKVERLLLSAVWSTTAEPIETGAVAAVMAGGMGERGSQKASGGSPRSVAASLTSSIDDDNPSSSSEVEDDVTKFRRSSMPSRPRSKSRQSKDKRPMSIKSGRSERHHLSSISVVRAPSNVGETMDDPPPYAPPTDHSRIGVHPAHADDHDSWMKALASLPHVPHFLPSGVWDHLPSRHSLFGSDKSARTASEHEHGSSSHGWVAFPTPSWETLTRMASPEEVKLFTQAMAAAALNAVVQTGATTPAIRSGPRARKSNAGLPAADTELDMDAEGEGRKKGREDEEGVKNGSKSRRRKSASASGLGGATMVSAKRSDSASPDNVVNHVKRDRMLYLFWLPILLFVGFWLLVSALPIATGFGLIYARKITKAIKGRM; encoded by the exons ATGCTTCCCATAGATTCTCCCTCAGTTTTTTCATCACCATTTTCCGCACGGTCCACCATTGAGTCTTCGCCTGAAGCCGTTGGCGGTCAGAACAGTGATCCAAGGAGCAATGGACATGGGATAGAAGCTCCTGCAGGTGTAATGCAGGCTCTGCTAGGAGAGGTCAACGG ATCACATGCTCAAAAACCGTTACCTATCACTCGCTCATCTTTACCTGCACAACCTCAACAGTACCAAAGTTCCCGGTCAGATATCAAACCCTTACTCGATACGAAACCTTTTCACTCTGTCTCAACTCCCATGGCCGGCTCATCAAAGGTGTCTGACCGGGTGTCAGCAATGAACTCGGCGGGCATTCCAAGCGTCAGCGCTAACACCGGCGCCTCCGCTTATGGAGGATCGAGGGCTGAGCCCCCTAAAAGGATGTATGATGTCGAGGGGTTATCAACTGTGGATCCCTCTTTGGATGACCTTATGGCTGGGAGTAACGG ACGTAatcaactccttctccaggGAGACCCTCTATATGCCGATAAATCCAGAGTTGAAACGGCAATCAGAGTTATCATCGACATTCTTCGTCTTGCTCCTCTCCATTCACCGATTCCCCCACCATCATTACATCCTCTGATCCCGAAGGGCCCTAATGGCGATTTGTTGATGACTTTTGAGCGCATCTCCACTTTCCATGGCCTTCGACTACAAGCTGGCACCACTACCAAGAATAGCTCCAAAAAGCAGCTGCAAGCTATTGGACATATTCCCAAAGACAAGTTGGCGTATCTTGAGACGGCAGTTTACATGTCTGGCGAGGATGGTAAACGTGTATATGTCTGTAAGCGATGTCGCAACCGTGAAACCCGTCGACGAGAAGCCAAGGACCGGAATCGTAAACGAGCGCAACCCGCTACATCTGATTCTGATGCCGCTTCACCTGCATCTAAACCCCCACGGCAATCACTCGTTCCGCCATCAGTAGATTTCATTACTGCCGAGAATCCCGATGACTATGATCCGAAGAGAGCGGGAcagatggtggaggaacCTTCATGGGATCCGGATTGTGCAGATTGGAGGCACGATATTGTGTTGTTCAATACCCCTGCAGAGGTCAAGCTTGAGGATGGGAGCTGCAATTGGTTGCCTTTCAGAGTGGTTTGCTATGGGAAATGTCACGGTGAAAAGGTCGGCTTCAG GACGTATGATGGGCGGATATTAGCAACTTCCATGACAAAGCCGATCCGAATCACTGACGATCACAAAACTGATACTAAGGCTAAACCCAAGCCTATTGCCATTGAAGGTCCGCCACAGCCTGCAGTGGCTCGACGAAAAGCTCGTCCCAATGTCGCCTTGATGGCATCTTCTCGTCCTCAATCTCCTAGTCCTTCTGAGGCAGAGAGTGTGCAGAGTTTCCAGTCACTTGGCGAAGCTGGAGCAGTGATACAGAAGCAAACCCCGAGTGTTCGAGCCGGTAAACCCTACGAGCGACCTATCCAATCTACACAACCATCCCAGGCTCCTTCTCCAGTGAGCTATGTAGCCGCTCAGATGGCAGGCCTGCCATCTGCAaatttcttctccaacgGTACCAATGGCGTCACTCCCTCTCATGCACCACCTCCCCAAACTGCACATCAGCCAATGCAGATGTCTAATGATCTCAACATGTCGCAGTACATCCATACTGTCTCTCCTCACGAACTCCGTGGCCCCCAATTCCAATCTACGTCTACCAACATTAGTAGCTACAGCGTCCCTCATTCCGGTACGCCATCTGCAGCCTCCTCCACTGCTGCAAGTCCCAGAACCCAGATGGCTGGTATTCAAGATGATATCATGAAGAGCGGGTTTCCAGCTGGCTTACTGGAGTCGCTTGGATTGAACAGACCCAATGGTAATGCaggacaaggacaagggcCGATGCTGTACCACGCTCGAGATACCGATGCTGAAATGGCTAACCTCATTTCTGGCGGCTTCGACGATCTTTTCGCTGGGTCTAGCAGAGCTTCAGTTAGCAGTATGGATAACGATCAAGCGAGTGTCAGTTCGGCATCGGTCTTTTCTGGATGGGATGACCGATCATCCGCGATGTTCAGTCAGAGTGGGCTTCCACCGGGAACAACTGTCGTGGAGGACGTGGATGAGGATATGGAAAAGTATTTGGATTACACGGGCGAAAATGGTGTGCAAGGTGATCACCAAAGATCTCGCGTAGCAAGCAGCTTTAGTAGTCCGCTCACGGGGTCAAACTTCTCAGGATTGCCTTTTGACGAGCCTTTCCATTCACCTCTCAACTCGGACCTCCGCCATCAAATTCAAGAACAGCAGCGACAACCTATCcctcctcaatcttctttccctgcGCTTGTTCCTGCACCTGCCCCAGCCCTTACTGCTCCACAAGCACCGCAACCGGCCATTACCCACGTTATTCCAGGCGAAGGTCCTATGGCCGGTGGGCCTACCATTGCCATTGCCGGGCAGGCCTTCCAGCCAGGAATGGTTGTTGTGTTTGGTCAACGTCCAGCAGCGACAGAATTTGTGAGCAGTGGGTTCATGCAATGCAAGTTACCGCCGAGTGCTTTCGCGGGTGTGGTGGAGGTAACTATCCAAGGTATTGGGTCGGTGGCAGGAAAGATGGTGTTCTCATATACGGacatggagaaggatgc GATGAAACTTGCTTTGGCCATTCAAAGCCATTACCAAGGTTCGCAATCCGATCCAACATACCGTTTGGCGCATCAAGTTGCTCGATCGTCAAGTAGTCAGCGATCCCACTCCAATtccgcttctccttccggTCAATCCCCAG ACACCGATTCTcaaacctcttctctcgATTCCAAATCCACCGACGATAGCACCAATTCTGATCTTCAGTCTACTATAATCACTTTCCTAGCGTCCATCGACTCTCACGCTCCAGGATCATTACGCGCCAGTGGAGCGATTAACCACACCAACGCCTCTCAGCAAACTCTGTTACATATCGCGTCCGCCATGGGCTTTTCCCGCCTCGTTCGACGGCTTATTATCGGTGGTGCTCAAATTGATGTGCAAGACACTAATGGCTACACGCCCCTTGCTTTTGCTGCACTGTGTGGAAGACATACATGTGCGAGAGTATTGATTGAAGCTGGAGCTTGGTATGACCGAGCGACCAATTATGGCGAGATGCCCCTTGATTTGGCCAAATTTGGAGAACATTCGAAAGTGGAGAGGCTCTTGCTTTCTGCTGTATGGTCAACGACTGCGGAACCGATAGAAACTGGAGCAGTAGCGGCAGTTATGGCTGGCGGCATgggagaaaggggaagTCAGAAGGCAAGTGGCGGATCGCCGAGGTCTGTTGCTGCCAGTCTTACCAGCTCAATCGACGACGACAatccttcgtcttcttctgaagtagaagatgatgtgacCAAGTTTCGACGGTCGTCTATGCCATCCCGTCCCAGATCCAAATCACGACAGTCAAAGGACAAAAGGCCGATGTCTATCAAGTCGGGTAGATCAGAAAGgcatcatctttcatctATTTCTGTCGTTCGTGCCCCGTCCAATGTGGGAGAGACTATGGACGACCCTCCTCCTTATGCGCCGCCTACCGACCACTCTCGGATCGGTGTGCATCCCGCTCATGCTGATGATCATGATTCTTGGATGAAGGCGCTCGCATCTTTGCCTCACGTCCCTCACTTCTTACCGTCGGGCGTATGGGATCACCTTCCGTCACGTCATTCTCTTTTTGGCTCCGATAAATCTGCTCGTACGGCTTCAGAACATGAACATGGTTCATCCAGTCATGGATGGGTTGCATTCCCTACTCCGTCATGGGAAACCCTCACCAGGATGGCTAGTCCTGAAGAGGTCAAGCTGTTCACTCAAGCGATGGCTGCTGCAGCGCTGAATGCCGTCGTACAGACTGGTGCGACTACTCCCGCCATTCGCTCAGGACCTCGGGCCAGGAAATCTAATGCTGGTCTTCCGGCAGCTGATACAGAACTAGATATGGATgcagaaggtgaaggaagaaagaagggtagagaagatgaggaaggcgTGAAGAATGGTAGcaaaagcagaagaagaaaatcaGCCAGTGCGTCCGGGCTTGGTGGTGCGACTATGGTGTCAGCCAAGAGATCGGATAGTGCATCCCCAGACAATGTTGTGAACCACGTCAAGC GCGATCGAATGCTTTACCTCTTCTGgcttcccatcctcttgTTTGTCGGATTTTGGCTTCTTGTTTCGGCTTTACCGATCGCCACTGGCTTCGGCCTTATCTACGCCAGGAAAATTACCAAAGCTATCAAGGGGCGGATGTGA
- a CDS encoding hypothetical protein (HMMPfam hit to Mito_carr, Mitochondrial carrier protein, score: 287.9, E(): 1.6e-83): MPSFTTSSSPQIPAHSTKLHRHSVQDEASEFAVATSSSTYAIAEEEFESESEERTLRGRLRDIMSDNQMVINTFIAGGLAGAASRTVVSPLERLKIILQVQASGSKSGVGQAYAGVWESLGRMWKDEGWRGFMRGNGINVVRILPYSALQFTSYGAFKGVLSTWSGQEALSTPLRLTAGAGAGVVAVVATYPLDLVRARLSIATANMAVRQPGAAFTNEDARLGIVGMTKKVYKAEGGLRGLYRGCWATALGVAPYVSLNFFFYESVKTHVLPDPPSPPLSETDLALRKLFCGAVSGASSLIFTHPFDVLRRKLQVAGLSTLTPHYDGAIDAMRQIIRNEGFWKGMYRGLTPNLIKVTPSIAVSFYVFELVRDSLEAL, from the exons ATGCCCTCATTCACGACTTCCAGCTCTCCTCAAATACCCGCGCACTCCACAAAACTTCACCGTCACTCTGTCCAGGACGAAGCGTCAGAATTCGCCGTAGCAACATCTAGTTCGACATATGCCAtcgctgaagaagagtttgaaaGTGAATCTGAAGAGAGGACGTTGAGAGGGAGGTTGAGGGACATCATGTCAGATAATCAGATGGTGATCAACACGTTTATTGCGG GCGGGCTTGCTGGAGCTGCTAGCAGAACGGTTGTTAGTCCTCTGGAAAGACTGAAGATTATTCT CCAAGTACAGGCATCTGGTAGCAAATCTGGTGTTGGGCAAGCGTACGCTGGAGTTTGGGAGTCCTTGGGACGGATGTGGAAGGACGAGGGCTGGAGAGGGTTCATGAGGGGTAACGGCATCAACGTTGTCCGA ATATTACCATACTCGGCTTTACAATTCACA TCGTATGGAGCATTCAAGGGTGTCTTATCGACATGGTCTGGCCAAGAGGCGCTCTCAACACCGTTGCGCTTGACAGCAGGTGCAGGTGCAGGTGTCGTTGCTGTTG TTGCCACATATCCTCTAGATCTCGTTCGAGCTCGGTTATCCATCGCAACGGCGAACATGGCAGTTCGTCAGCCTGGAGCAGCGTTCACAAATGAAGACGCAAGATTAGGTATAGTCGGTATGACCAAGAAAGTGTATAAGGCCGAGGGGGGGTTAAGAGGCCTGTA TCGAGGTTGTTGGGCCACAGCTTTAGGAGTGGCGCCTTACGTGTCGCTGAACT TTTTCTTCTATGAATCCG TCAAAACCCACGTCCTTCCTGATCCGCCTTCCCCCCCATTATCAGAAACGGACCTCGCTCTCCGTAAACTCTTCTGCGGCGCCGTCTCTGGCGCCTcttccctcatcttcacccacCCCTTTGACGtgttgagaagaaagcTGCAGGTGGCCGGCTTGTCTACCCTCACTCCGCATTATGATGGAGCAATCGATGCTATGAGGCAGATAATAAGGAATGAAGGTTTTTGGAAGGGGATGTA TCGTGGATTGACACCTAATTTGATCAAAGTGACACCATCGATCGCAGTTTCGTTTTACGTCTTTGAGCTTGTTCGGGATTCTTTAGAAGCTTTATAA
- a CDS encoding hypothetical protein (HMMPfam hit to zf-CCCH, Zinc finger C-x8-C-x5-C-x3-H type (and similar), score: 43.0, E(): 8e-10), producing the protein MSVPLPSPSPLASAQDGPTGSTGDNSNTSASAKPIPRSRPTPIATAGSPEKASGTPASYKYRPGAATSIGKSFNNDNWRDRSPAPSSAMPATVSGKGSERTVGFEKRDVSSLKGNGGSALSREREKEENKERENEKDKEGKEKSALSHVPCRFFKAGACTAGESCPFSHAAPDSAKREVCQWFLKGNCKFGHKCALAHVRPGEPMSMDRKNKKAAQLEARERSGEVTTNGTRKATPTAIPSASEESGASPVPIRSALSSSIQSNSTRIGSSPMREPFGPPSGALPNSPPAGFAHSYTRGHPAFASSPNRPSPLSASFGAVGSGLASGSVPGPLSLKPGSNVLSSLRPPVTAAPTFSSSFSHSSLAIERPSNAVATPLSASFAGEAPPLHRSIWARSDQPAEPLSPRRPIPRTIKPEAVFEDDDDHGEEFLPSSLSDLLTPQERARRMSRRDSQDSSYSPSLAAFAAQAPVWGGERLAQSAGPTMGQKGFLQSLWSADGEDVRKFQPTQVSSAQPQKQDFAFGPATAQASGPRTSLLTQQRSPDSASPTSPIRLSSFSPPAAGPGEPFLIRNLGDPGSPSARALIEHAPGQSLPGGLANALSRLHLHGPRPTSSLTVVNPGGGGRVGGGLGAEWRLAEHEAEGSEDGDGGATPPNGAGVSHSKREEHDEGLFAMDG; encoded by the exons ATGTCCGTTccactcccttctccctctcctctcgcCTCTGCTCAGGACGGACCTACCGGGAGCACAGGCGACAATTCCAACACGTCTGCTTCTGCAAAGCCCATCCCCCGCTCACGGCCCACTCCTATTGCCACCGCCGGCTCGCCTGAAAAGGCCAGCGGTACCCCTGCCTCATACAAGTATCGTCCTGGCGCAGCGACTTCTATTGGCAAGTCGTTCAACAATGACAACTGGCGCGATCGATCGCCCGCACCCAGTTCCGCCATGCCCGCTACTGTAAGTGGAAAGGGGTCTGAGCGAACAGTGGGATTCGAGAAGCGGGATGTTAGCTCTTTGAAGGGCAACGGAGGCAGCGCGTTGAGtagggagagagaaaaggaggaaaacaaggaaagggaaaatgagaaggacaaggagggCAAGGAGAAAT CTGCCTTGAGCCATGTCCCTTGTCGATTCTTCAAGGCTGGTGCTTGTACCGCTGGAGAAAGTTGTCCATTCTCTCACGCTGCGCCGGACT CCGCAAAGCGGGAGGTATGTCAGTGGTTCTTGAAGGGCAATTGCAAGTTTGGCCACAAGT GTGCTCTTGCTCACGTTCGACCTGGAGAGCCGATGTCGATGGATCGAAAAAACAAGAAAGCGGCGCAGCTCGAAGCCCGAGAACGAAGTGGTGAAGTCACTACCAACGGGACCAGGAAGGCTACCCCCACTGCTATCCCCAGCGCCTCTGAAGAATCTGGCGCCAGTCCCGTCCCTATCCGATCGGCActttcctcctcaatcCAATCGAATTCTACTCGTATTGGATCTTCCCCTATGCGAGAGCCTTTTGGTCCTCCCTCTGGGGCTTTGCCGAACAGCCCTCCTGCTGGATTTGCTCACTCTTATACAAGGGGCCATCCAGCCTTTGCTTCTTCGCCCAaccgtccttctcctctttctgcAAGCTTTGGTGCCGTAGGCAGTGGACTTGCTTCCGGCAGCGTTCCTGGACCCTTGTCCCTTAAGCCGGGCTCAAAcgtcctctcctctcttcgcCCGCCGGTCACCGCTGCTCCCAcattctcctcttcattctctcaTTCATCATTGGCTATCGAGCGTCCTTCCAACGCTGTCGCCACACCTCTTTCCGCGTCTTTTGCTGGGGAAGCTCCTCCATTGCACCGCTCCATTTGGGCTCGTTCCGACCAACCTGCTGAACCTCTGTCTCCTCGTCGACCGATCCCCCGGACCATCAAGCCCGAAGCCGTTTttgaagacgatgatgaccACGGAGAAGAGTTTCTGCCTTCCTCTCTGTCAGACCTTCTCACCCCGCAAGAACGGGCCCGCCGTATGTCTCGCCGAGACAGCCAAGACTCTTCAtactctccttccctcGCTGCATTTGCTGCTCAAGCTCCTGTATGGGGAGGCGAGCGTCTTGCACAGAGTGCAGGCCCTACCATGGGACAAAAGGGATTCTTGCAGTCTCTCTGGTCTGCCGATGGTGAAGATGTACGCAAATTCCAACCTACTCAAGTCTCCAGCGCCCAGCCGCAAAAGCAAGACTTTGCCTTTGGCCCCGCTACCGCCCAAGCTTCCGGTCCTCGCACTTCGTTGCTCACCCAACAACGATCTCCCGACTCTGCCTCCCCGACGAGCCCCATCCGATTATCTTCCTTCAGTCCCCCGGCCGCTGGTCCAGGCGAGCCATTCTTGATTCGTAACCTCGGCGATCCCGGATCCCCTTCCGCCCGCGCACTGATTGAACATGCTCCCGGCCAATCTTTACCTGGCGGTCTGGCTAATGCCTTGTCGAGGCTACACCTCCACGGACCCCGACCAACGAGCTCCTTGACGGTGGTCAATCCCGGAGGAGGCGGGAGGGTGGGTGGGGGACTTGGTGCAGAGTGGAGGTTGGCTGAGCATGAGGCGGAGGGGAGtgaagatggggatgggggagCGACCCCGCCTAATGGTGCGGGGGTGTCGCATTCCAAGAGGGAAGAACATGATGAGGGGTTGTTTGCGATGGACGGGTAA
- a CDS encoding hypothetical protein (HMMPfam hit to DUF341, Domain of unknown function (DUF341), score: 98.9, E(): 1.2e-26): MTIRILTLCGFTQNSHIYSKQIGAVRKAVKNAEFVFVDPPIVVQKADLPWITPANLDQFGSSASMDAETQTAETTPRAWWLNSDEWKTFRRFDETVAYLHDYIVKNGPFDGVMGFSQGAGMAALLAAMVEKPGIHPNFPAEPPIPKFKFAIFVGGFLPGYRPKIESHDFTNYFPLPSSLVTLHISGRNDTLITPERSEILMKHCENARFELHDGGHYTPSKASWRHFLNAYINSFAPGGSNGDLPSVDSYGPNGPNAPPTGKGGKSGTNTPKSKSGANTPKVDPETEEPQTESKSVAALSS, encoded by the exons ATGACTATTCGAATCCTTACCCTCTGTGGATTCACCCAAAACTCCCACATCTACTCCAAACAA ATTGGCGCTGTGCGCAAAGCTGTCAAGAATGCCGAATTCG TCTTCGTCGATCCCCCCATCGTCGTACAGAAAGCTGATCTCCCATGGATCACCCCGGCCAATCTTGATCAATTTGGCTCCAGTGCCAGCATGGATGCCGAGACCCAGACAGCTGAGACGACGCCTAGAGCATGGTGGCTGAACTCTGACGAATGGAAGACTTTCAGAC GGTTTGATGAAACTGTTGCTTATCTTCACGATTATATCGTGAAGAATGGGCCTTTCGAT GGTGTCATGGGTTTCTCGCAGGGCGCAGGTATGGCGGCTCTTTTGGCCGCCATG GTGGAGAAGCCTGGTATTCATCCCAATTTTCCGGCTGAGCCTCCTATTCCTAAGTTCAAGT TTGCTATCTTCGTTGGCGGTTTCCTTCCGGGATATCGGCCCAAGATCGAATCCCACGACTTCACCAACTACTTCCCCTTACCGTCTAGTCTCGTTACCCTCCATATCTCCGGCAGAAACGATACCCTCATCACACCCGAAAGAAGTGAGATATTAATGAAGCACTGTGAAAATGCGAGATTTGAACTTCACGATGGTGGTCACTACACACCTTCCAAAGCGTCATGGAGGCATTTCTTGAA CGCCTACATTAATTCTTTCGCTCCAGGTGGTAGCAACGGCGACCTGCCATCCGTCGACTCTTACGGTCCGAACGGGCCTAATGCTCCACCTACAGGCAAGGGTGGCAAGTCTGGAACCAACACCCCCAAATCCAAGAGCGGAGCAAATACGCCAAAGGTTGACCCCGAGACTGAAGAACCTCAGACCGAGTCCAAGTCGGTCGCGGCACTATCATCATGA